The following are encoded together in the Thermococcus sibiricus MM 739 genome:
- the tuf gene encoding translation elongation factor EF-1 subunit alpha, with translation MAKEKPHVNIVFIGHVDHGKSTTIGRLLFDTANIPEQIIKKFEEMGEKGKSFKFAWVMDRLKEERERGITIDVAHTKFETPHRYITIIDAPGHRDFVKNMITGASQADAAVLIVAATDGVMPQTKEHAFLARTLGINHIIVGVNKMDAVKYDEKRFKEVATQVTKLLQMLGYKNFPVIPISAWEGDNVVKKSDKMPWYNGPTLIEALDQIPEPEKPTDKPLRIPIQDVYSIKGVGTVPVGRVETGVLKVGDVIIFEPASTIFHKPIQGEVKSIEMHHESMPEALPGDNIGFNVRGVGKNDIKRGDVAGHTTNPPTVVRPRDTFKAQIIVLNHPTAITIGYTPVLHAHTTQVAVRFEQLLAKLDPRTGNVVEENPQFIKTGDSAIVVLRPTKPMVIEPVKELPQLGRFAIRDMGQTVAAGMVISIQKGE, from the coding sequence ATGGCAAAGGAGAAGCCACACGTTAATATAGTGTTTATCGGACACGTAGACCACGGAAAGAGTACAACAATCGGTAGATTGCTCTTTGATACAGCCAACATTCCTGAGCAAATCATTAAGAAGTTCGAGGAAATGGGTGAAAAAGGTAAGTCATTCAAGTTCGCTTGGGTTATGGACAGACTCAAGGAAGAGAGAGAAAGAGGTATTACCATTGACGTTGCCCATACAAAGTTTGAGACTCCTCATAGGTACATCACCATCATCGACGCTCCAGGACACAGAGACTTCGTTAAAAACATGATTACTGGTGCAAGCCAAGCTGACGCTGCCGTTCTTATAGTTGCAGCTACAGATGGTGTCATGCCACAGACCAAGGAGCACGCTTTCCTTGCAAGAACCCTTGGTATTAACCACATTATAGTCGGTGTAAACAAGATGGACGCAGTCAAGTACGACGAGAAGAGATTCAAGGAAGTCGCAACCCAGGTTACAAAGCTCTTACAAATGCTCGGTTACAAGAACTTCCCAGTCATCCCAATCAGTGCTTGGGAAGGCGACAACGTAGTTAAGAAGAGCGACAAGATGCCCTGGTACAACGGCCCAACACTCATAGAGGCCCTTGACCAGATACCAGAGCCAGAGAAGCCAACTGACAAGCCACTTAGAATCCCAATCCAAGACGTTTACTCAATTAAGGGTGTTGGTACAGTCCCAGTTGGTAGAGTTGAAACAGGAGTACTTAAGGTCGGCGATGTAATTATCTTTGAGCCTGCATCAACAATCTTCCACAAGCCAATACAAGGTGAAGTTAAGAGCATTGAAATGCACCACGAGTCAATGCCCGAGGCCCTTCCAGGTGACAACATTGGTTTCAACGTCAGAGGTGTCGGTAAGAACGACATAAAGAGAGGTGACGTTGCTGGTCACACAACCAACCCACCAACAGTTGTCAGACCAAGGGACACATTCAAGGCCCAAATTATCGTGCTTAACCACCCAACAGCTATTACAATCGGTTACACACCAGTCCTCCACGCTCACACAACCCAGGTTGCAGTTAGGTTCGAGCAACTCTTAGCCAAACTCGACCCAAGAACAGGTAACGTCGTTGAGGAGAACCCACAATTCATCAAGACCGGTGACTCAGCTATCGTTGTCCTCAGACCAACCAAGCCAATGGTCATCGAGCCAGTTAAAGAACTACCACAGCTCGGTAGATTCGCTATCAGAGACATGGGTCAAACAGTCGCAGCTGGTATGGTCATATCCATCCAGAAGGGCGAGTGA
- a CDS encoding pyridoxal phosphate-dependent aminotransferase — MNWREKIRTELFNITIPGGYADKVPHREDLLDCSLGTNPFGTSPRVKQKLKNLEIEISKYPDVHYTELRNALSDYWGIDKNSIFFGYGSMGCFEKVNKFAIKNGAKVLGISPQYTRYISDVIVMGGIYESVLLKAENNFKIDIGEIINSMTSEHTLFYLDNPHNPTGQLVTLKEIEEIVEEAKQKGVLVLIDEAYGDFVDKKQSAINLNADNLIVLRSFSKGFGLASMRVGYAVIRNRELRELYKKVDLPFPITATGEALAVAALRDQEFLEKSRKQIATIKERIIHNLKKMFQIPETHPKTPIMLVGGEGDTYDYFLKRGVLTVAGSAFKPLDNSYVRLRVPKNEEELLRRLF, encoded by the coding sequence TTGAATTGGAGAGAGAAAATTAGAACTGAACTCTTCAATATTACAATCCCCGGAGGCTACGCAGATAAGGTTCCCCATAGAGAAGACCTTTTAGACTGCTCCCTTGGAACAAATCCTTTTGGAACCTCCCCAAGGGTAAAACAAAAACTGAAAAATCTAGAAATAGAAATTTCCAAATACCCTGATGTCCATTATACTGAGCTTAGAAATGCCTTATCAGACTACTGGGGGATAGACAAGAATAGTATTTTCTTTGGATATGGCTCGATGGGCTGCTTCGAGAAAGTAAATAAGTTTGCCATAAAAAATGGTGCCAAAGTTCTTGGAATATCCCCCCAATATACAAGATACATAAGCGATGTAATCGTTATGGGTGGAATCTATGAATCCGTGCTTCTTAAGGCAGAAAATAACTTTAAAATTGATATTGGAGAGATTATAAACTCAATGACTTCTGAACATACACTGTTTTACCTTGACAACCCCCATAATCCAACGGGACAACTGGTAACACTCAAAGAAATTGAAGAAATCGTGGAAGAGGCCAAACAAAAAGGTGTTCTAGTGTTGATAGACGAAGCTTATGGGGATTTTGTTGATAAGAAACAATCAGCCATAAATCTAAACGCAGATAACTTGATTGTGTTACGTTCATTCTCCAAAGGGTTTGGGTTGGCCTCTATGAGAGTGGGATATGCAGTTATAAGGAACAGAGAACTTAGGGAGCTCTATAAAAAAGTGGATCTTCCATTTCCAATAACAGCAACAGGTGAGGCCTTAGCAGTTGCAGCCCTTAGAGACCAAGAATTCCTAGAAAAAAGCAGAAAACAGATAGCAACTATAAAGGAAAGGATAATTCATAACCTCAAAAAGATGTTCCAAATACCTGAAACTCATCCAAAAACCCCAATAATGCTTGTTGGCGGAGAGGGGGACACTTATGATTATTTTTTGAAACGGGGAGTACTAACAGTAGCTGGATCAGCATTCAAACCTTTGGATAACTCTTATGTTAGATTAAGGGTCCCAAAAAATGAAGAAGAACTTCTAAGAAGACTCTTTTAG
- a CDS encoding radical SAM/SPASM domain-containing protein — protein sequence MNAPPLEILHVYLTRSCNLQCEHCWINASRTYPMVELEDKYFLNAFNEALDLGLDTLFISGGEPLLRSDLAITLIKVANNSKVKTVLETNGTLITPPLLKELAKYEIDISLSLDFPSEVEFNAFRHGKRVYRRVLDVIPKLRDLGIPPVVVVSVFNRNLHSIFEITDLIMSLGAKAVKFNPILPIGRARHNNISLSVSQYQTLIEYLIQLYDKYPGKIWSMVPHYLLAKYGRRYLNISRMACNYTKMLGILPDGGVSLCGIGIEYPETVIGNIKEESLRDIWYSGRGFLGELRRVKPDEFQGICSGCILRSYCANICPAFAYEEYKSFTASFPVCQKLFEEGVFPHEFIDPSVLR from the coding sequence ATGAATGCTCCACCCCTAGAGATATTGCATGTATATTTAACACGTTCATGCAACCTACAATGTGAGCACTGTTGGATAAATGCTAGTAGAACATATCCTATGGTCGAACTGGAAGACAAATATTTTCTTAATGCTTTTAATGAGGCCTTGGACTTAGGTCTTGATACACTTTTTATATCTGGAGGAGAACCTCTTTTGCGAAGTGATCTAGCAATAACCCTTATAAAAGTCGCAAACAACAGCAAGGTTAAAACAGTGCTGGAAACCAATGGAACCCTAATTACTCCACCCCTATTAAAAGAGCTCGCAAAATATGAGATCGACATAAGTTTAAGTTTAGATTTTCCCTCAGAAGTTGAATTTAATGCGTTCAGGCATGGGAAGAGAGTATACAGAAGGGTTTTAGATGTAATACCAAAACTTAGAGATCTAGGTATACCCCCAGTTGTTGTAGTTTCTGTATTCAATCGCAACTTACACTCCATTTTTGAGATAACGGATTTAATTATGAGTTTAGGAGCAAAGGCAGTGAAATTTAATCCAATACTCCCAATAGGCCGAGCTAGGCATAATAATATTTCCCTGTCTGTCTCCCAATACCAAACACTCATAGAGTATTTAATCCAGCTATATGATAAATATCCTGGCAAAATATGGTCTATGGTACCTCATTATCTGCTCGCAAAATACGGAAGGAGATACCTAAACATTTCAAGGATGGCATGCAACTATACAAAAATGCTTGGGATTTTACCCGATGGAGGAGTGTCGTTATGTGGCATAGGAATTGAATACCCAGAGACTGTGATAGGAAATATAAAAGAAGAGAGCCTAAGAGACATATGGTATAGTGGCAGAGGTTTTTTAGGAGAGCTTCGTAGAGTAAAACCTGATGAATTTCAAGGAATTTGCAGCGGATGTATTCTAAGGAGCTACTGTGCAAATATTTGTCCGGCATTTGCATATGAAGAGTACAAATCATTTACTGCGTCCTTTCCAGTATGTCAAAAGTTGTTCGAGGAAGGAGTGTTTCCTCATGAATTTATAGATCCTTCAGTGTTACGGTGA
- a CDS encoding PqqD family peptide modification chaperone has translation MEESLLFSPFYKPKIKPLHIISYSDYALCYDYSTGRIFTVNKMGELVLKYSNGSLTIKEIANYVKKDIDEEIDIEIITKDILEFIKHLSKLGLLQNDKEACE, from the coding sequence GTGGAAGAGTCTCTTCTATTTTCTCCTTTTTATAAGCCCAAAATAAAACCACTCCATATAATTTCTTATTCAGATTATGCATTATGCTATGATTACTCTACAGGAAGGATATTTACGGTTAATAAAATGGGGGAGTTAGTCCTAAAGTACAGTAATGGCTCTTTAACTATAAAAGAGATTGCAAATTACGTAAAGAAAGACATAGACGAAGAAATTGACATTGAAATAATAACCAAAGACATTTTAGAGTTTATTAAACATTTGTCAAAGTTAGGCCTTCTCCAAAACGATAAGGAGGCATGTGAATGA
- the rpsJ gene encoding 30S ribosomal protein S10, whose amino-acid sequence MQKARIKLASTDISALNDVTDQIKQIAERTGVRMSGPIPLPTKRIRITTRKSPDGEGSATFDKFELRVHKRLIDIEADERAMRQIMRIRVPEDVTIEIELVS is encoded by the coding sequence ATGCAAAAGGCAAGAATTAAACTGGCGAGCACGGACATAAGTGCTCTTAATGATGTTACAGATCAAATCAAGCAAATTGCAGAGAGAACTGGGGTTAGAATGAGTGGCCCCATACCATTGCCCACAAAGAGAATAAGGATTACTACAAGAAAAAGCCCAGATGGAGAGGGAAGTGCAACTTTTGATAAATTTGAACTAAGAGTTCATAAAAGGCTTATTGACATTGAGGCTGATGAGAGGGCTATGAGACAAATTATGAGGATTCGTGTTCCTGAAGATGTGACTATTGAGATTGAGCTTGTCTCATGA
- the panB gene encoding 3-methyl-2-oxobutanoate hydroxymethyltransferase, giving the protein MREITTKRIMEMKGKEKITMVTAYDYPSGLIADKAGIDIIFVGDSLGMVVYGDENTLNVTMDQMVYHTRAVAKAVKRGLVLADMPFMSYETSVEEGIKNAARLVQAGADAVKIEGGYDHKKLVKKLVRSGIPVMGHTGLTPQRYLRLGGYHITGETEEEIEEIIRDAKALEKAGAFAVVLEFVLSDVAKLVTEEVKIPTIGIGSGPYCDGQVLVWHDLLGFYEHTPPFVKKYADLRNIIQLALENYKEEVKDGKFPSGQYYWEFLDKDDFEKKKKRAMERLSQEESED; this is encoded by the coding sequence ATGAGGGAAATAACCACAAAGAGAATTATGGAAATGAAAGGAAAAGAAAAAATAACAATGGTCACGGCTTATGATTATCCATCGGGCCTTATAGCAGATAAAGCAGGAATCGATATTATCTTCGTGGGGGATTCTCTTGGAATGGTTGTTTATGGCGATGAAAACACTTTAAACGTAACTATGGACCAGATGGTATATCACACCAGGGCCGTAGCCAAGGCTGTTAAACGAGGTTTAGTGCTTGCCGATATGCCATTTATGAGTTATGAAACAAGTGTGGAAGAGGGCATAAAAAATGCTGCCCGATTGGTTCAGGCTGGAGCAGATGCTGTGAAGATTGAGGGTGGCTATGACCATAAAAAGCTTGTCAAGAAGCTTGTTAGGAGTGGCATACCTGTTATGGGTCATACAGGACTTACTCCTCAGAGATATCTACGTTTAGGTGGTTATCATATAACCGGAGAAACTGAAGAAGAAATTGAAGAGATCATTAGAGATGCAAAGGCTCTAGAAAAGGCCGGAGCTTTTGCTGTTGTTTTGGAGTTTGTACTTTCAGATGTAGCAAAACTCGTCACAGAAGAGGTTAAAATCCCTACTATAGGAATAGGATCTGGCCCATACTGTGATGGCCAGGTACTAGTCTGGCATGATCTGCTTGGCTTTTATGAGCATACCCCTCCATTTGTAAAAAAATATGCAGATTTGAGAAATATAATCCAGCTGGCACTTGAGAATTACAAAGAAGAGGTAAAAGATGGAAAATTCCCCAGCGGGCAGTATTACTGGGAATTCCTAGATAAAGATGATTTTGAAAAGAAGAAAAAGAGAGCTATGGAAAGACTAAGCCAAGAAGAATCCGAGGATTGA
- a CDS encoding MFS transporter translates to MKPKYNPLIILITGFPINMVRAYFFIYLPILVNNQAGSSELALSMSIAGALSLIFSFSGGLIADSLGRKPMAVLSVFSMIPTLGLLLMKNPLAIMLSLILFHSIGIFFSPGTTALIAESTEEKIRGRVFSLVHVSSTVAWIIGPMLTNWIIKKLGFVYVLYVVLVMLFILSLFRLMLVETLPKKRPLNGVTSEIKKNIISSIKNSDFRKLLNTPLAPLALLFCLSAFISSCFNTFLYPYLDSWMKLDSDVIVNVFSASRFFVLVAYFVAGFMVDYLSPKKTFIVDILGDSITMTLFALLSKYAPTYSLIFLALSGLFGEALSNIAYSVYTSKHQKEYLATAYGTLNTLPGLIGIFAPVIWGALWRVDPWLTILAASMMTFVGLFFAIMVKE, encoded by the coding sequence ATGAAACCCAAATACAATCCCTTAATAATTCTAATAACAGGTTTTCCTATCAATATGGTGAGAGCATATTTCTTCATATACCTACCTATACTAGTTAACAATCAAGCGGGAAGTTCTGAATTAGCACTCTCAATGTCTATAGCAGGTGCCCTATCTTTAATCTTTTCCTTTTCTGGAGGACTAATAGCCGATAGTCTCGGGAGAAAACCCATGGCAGTGTTGTCTGTTTTTAGCATGATACCAACTCTTGGACTGCTTTTAATGAAAAATCCCCTCGCCATCATGCTTTCATTAATACTCTTCCACTCAATAGGAATCTTTTTTAGTCCGGGTACTACAGCACTTATAGCTGAATCTACAGAAGAAAAAATTCGGGGTAGGGTATTCTCATTGGTTCATGTCTCCAGCACAGTTGCATGGATTATTGGTCCAATGTTAACGAACTGGATAATTAAAAAGCTGGGTTTTGTATATGTTTTGTACGTCGTGTTAGTGATGTTATTTATTTTATCTCTCTTTCGATTGATGCTCGTGGAAACTCTTCCTAAAAAGCGTCCATTAAATGGAGTTACATCAGAGATAAAGAAGAACATTATAAGTAGCATCAAAAATTCTGACTTCAGAAAACTGTTAAACACCCCTCTCGCACCGTTAGCACTCCTTTTCTGTCTGTCTGCATTTATCAGCTCGTGTTTCAACACTTTCCTTTATCCCTACTTGGACTCTTGGATGAAACTCGATTCAGATGTAATTGTAAATGTTTTCTCTGCTTCGAGATTTTTCGTATTGGTAGCGTACTTCGTAGCGGGCTTTATGGTGGACTATCTCAGCCCCAAAAAGACCTTTATTGTAGATATCCTCGGGGATAGCATAACGATGACTCTGTTTGCTCTCCTAAGCAAATATGCACCCACGTATTCTCTCATATTCTTGGCTTTAAGTGGGCTCTTTGGAGAGGCTCTCTCAAACATTGCATATAGCGTTTATACTTCCAAACATCAAAAAGAGTATTTAGCAACTGCCTATGGCACATTAAATACTCTGCCCGGCTTAATTGGGATTTTTGCTCCCGTAATATGGGGAGCGCTGTGGAGGGTGGATCCATGGTTGACTATATTAGCGGCTTCCATGATGACGTTTGTAGGGTTATTCTTTGCAATAATGGTCAAAGAATAA
- a CDS encoding DMT family transporter codes for MNRETEGTFLAFLGMFLYGIEPVVIKANPTNPMSFAAFSAIIASLILWPIVFSTSSWKEARESPQYIPKAALVGVFGTALAYIAYSYGAQLSTAINASLITRAEVLFSFVLSYIILREKITKNQILWSILILLGLTLVITQGKAIVPRKGDLLLLLVPLFWQSGHVIAKRLPYNPFLIAAFRNTFGGILLLLLALPRGLEFSKFAIAEALILSLGQVVWYLSIKRINLSKATAIITPAPAVAIGVAIVLGETFTSYHMIGFILITVGTLVVSRIKSELKESS; via the coding sequence ATGAACAGAGAGACTGAAGGCACATTTTTAGCTTTTTTAGGAATGTTTCTATACGGAATAGAACCAGTAGTCATAAAAGCAAATCCCACAAATCCTATGAGTTTTGCTGCATTTTCCGCAATTATTGCTTCTCTTATCTTGTGGCCAATTGTATTCTCGACTTCAAGCTGGAAAGAAGCCAGAGAAAGTCCACAATATATTCCAAAAGCTGCTCTAGTAGGAGTATTCGGGACTGCATTGGCATACATAGCATATTCCTATGGAGCGCAACTTAGCACAGCGATAAATGCTTCATTAATAACGAGAGCTGAGGTACTCTTTTCTTTTGTGTTGTCTTATATCATACTGCGAGAAAAAATAACAAAGAATCAAATTCTCTGGTCTATTTTAATCCTTTTAGGCCTCACGTTGGTGATAACCCAAGGAAAAGCTATTGTTCCTAGAAAAGGCGATTTACTCCTTCTTCTGGTTCCATTATTTTGGCAAAGTGGCCACGTGATAGCAAAGAGACTCCCATATAATCCATTCCTCATAGCAGCTTTTAGAAATACCTTCGGAGGAATATTATTATTGCTCTTGGCACTTCCTCGGGGACTTGAATTTTCAAAATTTGCAATAGCTGAAGCCCTTATTCTTTCTCTAGGCCAAGTTGTGTGGTATCTGTCAATAAAGCGCATAAACCTTTCAAAAGCCACTGCTATAATTACACCCGCCCCAGCAGTAGCAATTGGGGTTGCTATAGTGTTGGGAGAGACCTTCACGTCTTATCATATGATTGGATTTATTTTAATAACTGTGGGCACATTGGTGGTAAGTAGGATAAAAAGTGAACTAAAAGAGTCTTCTTAG
- a CDS encoding methyltransferase RsmF C-terminal domain-like protein has protein sequence MSKKVKEMLIGQYGYAPELVFEVRANRRIFAYKECPFNPRVYTEKGLYFGKIESDGIRLTIEGSFLVGPKATKNVIEVGEEDAKLWLSGKDLKTSTEMRGWVILKWGLYYLGCGRAKDGIIKNYVPKERRINLK, from the coding sequence ATGAGCAAAAAAGTTAAGGAAATGCTCATAGGGCAATATGGTTATGCACCTGAGTTAGTCTTCGAGGTTAGGGCAAACCGGAGGATTTTTGCATATAAAGAATGTCCATTTAATCCAAGGGTATACACGGAGAAAGGTCTTTATTTTGGAAAAATTGAAAGCGATGGAATAAGATTGACGATAGAAGGGAGTTTTTTGGTTGGCCCAAAAGCTACGAAGAACGTTATTGAAGTTGGTGAAGAAGATGCAAAACTTTGGCTAAGCGGAAAAGACTTGAAAACCTCAACTGAAATGAGAGGGTGGGTAATATTAAAATGGGGGCTTTACTACCTTGGTTGCGGAAGAGCAAAAGACGGTATTATCAAAAATTATGTGCCCAAAGAAAGAAGAATAAACCTCAAATAA
- a CDS encoding Flp pilus assembly complex ATPase component TadA, which produces MGVYIFTPEDLLRYETITKDQLEVIKDAILKKGDILVVGTSRAGKTKLIEAMIHLIPDEWEIVVVTAYGEFKPFKKNIHVIDTEFNEKSTKQRTEEVIEEIKKLNPDYVVIDTLHTVDIPYLLDKIIDDYPLIISSLVLSRDLLEEIKHWLRIDDKTLARFELVIELYRDIKSGLRRVNAIYRVVQKDGKIELEKIA; this is translated from the coding sequence ATGGGCGTCTATATCTTTACCCCCGAAGATCTTTTGAGGTATGAAACCATAACCAAGGACCAGCTTGAAGTGATTAAAGATGCCATACTAAAGAAGGGAGATATTCTTGTTGTTGGGACAAGCAGAGCTGGTAAAACAAAGCTTATCGAGGCAATGATTCACCTGATTCCAGACGAATGGGAAATAGTGGTTGTTACTGCCTATGGCGAGTTTAAACCATTCAAGAAGAACATCCATGTGATAGACACTGAGTTCAATGAGAAGAGCACCAAGCAGAGAACTGAGGAAGTTATAGAGGAAATCAAGAAGCTCAACCCGGACTACGTCGTTATAGACACCCTCCATACGGTCGACATTCCCTATCTATTGGACAAAATAATCGATGATTATCCACTTATAATTTCCTCCCTTGTTCTATCGAGGGACTTACTTGAGGAAATAAAACACTGGCTTAGAATAGACGACAAGACCCTTGCGAGGTTTGAGCTGGTTATTGAGTTGTATAGAGACATAAAGAGCGGCCTTAGAAGAGTGAACGCAATATACAGAGTTGTTCAAAAAGATGGAAAAATAGAGCTGGAAAAGATCGCTTAA
- a CDS encoding PqqD family protein produces the protein MDEYLTLIPKRNDEIELREINGKHYLLIPMKSKLDFLARKLHGEYRRLELDELGTFVWDLCDGTRTIEQIGKKVKERFGEEAEPLYERLVTFILELYKRNLILLGGWDEQRD, from the coding sequence ATGGATGAATATCTCACACTTATCCCAAAAAGAAATGATGAAATTGAGCTGAGAGAAATTAATGGTAAACATTACCTTCTAATCCCAATGAAATCCAAATTGGACTTCCTTGCGAGAAAACTCCATGGTGAGTATAGGCGACTTGAACTGGATGAGCTGGGAACTTTTGTATGGGACCTTTGTGATGGTACAAGAACAATAGAGCAAATTGGAAAGAAAGTGAAGGAGAGATTTGGTGAAGAGGCAGAACCGTTATATGAGCGTCTTGTAACATTTATTCTCGAGTTATACAAGAGAAACTTGATTCTCTTGGGTGGATGGGATGAACAGAGAGACTGA
- a CDS encoding archease, producing the protein MKRWEHYEHTADIGIRGYGDTLEEAFEAVATALFDVMVDVRKVDRKEMREIEVEGEDLYALLYSFLEELLILHDTEGLVFGDFEVKIEKTKEGYKLKAKAYGEPLSEKHEPKEEVKAITYHEMNIKQFEDGTWMTQLVPDI; encoded by the coding sequence ATGAAGAGATGGGAGCACTACGAGCATACCGCAGACATTGGAATAAGGGGTTATGGGGATACACTGGAAGAGGCCTTTGAGGCGGTTGCAACTGCACTTTTCGATGTTATGGTAGATGTAAGAAAGGTTGATCGAAAAGAGATGCGAGAAATTGAGGTAGAGGGGGAGGATTTATACGCTCTGCTTTACAGTTTTCTTGAGGAACTCCTAATCCTTCATGATACAGAAGGCTTAGTATTTGGAGATTTTGAGGTTAAGATAGAAAAAACAAAAGAGGGTTATAAACTTAAAGCAAAAGCTTATGGTGAGCCTTTAAGTGAGAAACACGAACCCAAAGAAGAGGTAAAGGCAATAACATATCATGAAATGAACATAAAACAATTTGAAGATGGTACTTGGATGACTCAACTTGTTCCGGACATATGA
- a CDS encoding tRNA (cytosine(49)-C(5))-methyltransferase — MEKVLEMNKAFYERYSELDNSEEFWNLMVAPMKQSIRINTLKAPLDYIKERLEERYELEPIPWVKEGFFINTREFGDMIEYSLGLVFPQEASSMIPPVVLDPQPGELVLDMAAAPGAKTTQIAQYMENKGCIIANDMKKWRVNVLIANLNRFGVLNTRVTVKDGTYFGRFENTFDKILLDAPCSSVGMVRKSFKFLFSWSMKKVITYSNIQKKLIMAAYKALKPRGVLVYSTCTIDPLENEGVVDYLLLKTDAKIEKIDLPLHSTPPVLEFDGMKYSEEVRKCLRIHPQDNNTEAFFVAKIRKP, encoded by the coding sequence ATGGAAAAAGTGCTTGAAATGAACAAAGCATTCTACGAGAGGTATTCTGAACTTGACAACAGTGAGGAATTTTGGAATCTTATGGTGGCACCAATGAAGCAAAGCATACGCATAAACACCTTAAAAGCCCCTTTAGATTATATAAAGGAGAGATTGGAGGAAAGGTATGAGTTAGAGCCCATTCCATGGGTAAAAGAGGGCTTTTTTATAAATACTCGAGAATTTGGAGATATGATTGAGTACTCATTGGGTCTTGTTTTTCCTCAAGAGGCTTCTTCAATGATACCACCGGTGGTGCTTGACCCACAACCGGGAGAGCTTGTTCTTGATATGGCAGCAGCTCCAGGTGCAAAAACCACTCAAATAGCTCAATACATGGAGAATAAAGGATGTATAATAGCAAATGATATGAAAAAATGGCGTGTTAATGTCTTAATAGCAAATTTAAATCGTTTTGGGGTTTTGAATACCAGAGTTACAGTTAAAGATGGGACCTATTTTGGTAGATTTGAAAATACTTTTGACAAAATACTCCTTGACGCTCCATGTTCGAGTGTAGGAATGGTAAGGAAAAGCTTTAAGTTCCTCTTCAGTTGGAGCATGAAAAAAGTAATAACTTATTCTAATATCCAGAAGAAGCTGATAATGGCAGCTTATAAAGCTTTAAAGCCTAGAGGAGTGCTCGTGTATTCTACATGTACAATAGATCCCCTTGAAAACGAAGGAGTTGTGGATTATCTCCTTCTTAAAACTGACGCGAAAATTGAGAAAATAGACCTCCCCCTACACTCTACTCCTCCGGTTTTGGAGTTCGATGGGATGAAATATTCAGAGGAGGTGAGAAAATGTCTTCGCATTCATCCACAGGACAACAACACGGAAGCGTTCTTTGTAGCGAAGATAAGAAAGCCATGA